From Nerophis lumbriciformis linkage group LG13, RoL_Nlum_v2.1, whole genome shotgun sequence, one genomic window encodes:
- the LOC133613981 gene encoding toll-like receptor 8: MTPMCWMQLLLLCMCCWPAATKPKWMRPQFPCDVTAKTISEVMFDCKGRKLKDIPEGITSNATALNLSENNINHIGLNSFSNLMNLTLLDLSFANNKQLVNIDHDTFKKLTKLQTLYLSFNRLNAIPAKLPPSLTFLEIHNNNITSLDKSSFNGLMNMTTLWLYKNCFYWNPCGRYMNIADGSLAVMTQLQCLDLSFNNLTKVPKGLPLSLQHLNLAANQIEYISEKDFRGMNQLKVLKIHGNCPRCQNAPYPCVPCKNGALAIDQNAFDDLTDLETLHLGGNSMTYMDPRWFLNLKKLKELYVAFNFLHATISGEATFLSYLPKLEKIDLSFNFDMKSYPSKLNLSKNFTRLEALKTLHLEGLVFQEIGADTLRPLYELKNLSTLNLGTNFVLQLDCAILSKLSHLRLIYLAENRLYPNSVKTLVYSSDGYNERQDFTVSTLAIRHPQEFEITHSLIKQECFDSGPVLSLASNNLFFISPQQFIGYSNITCLNLSKNGFSAALNGTEFSSITTLTYLDLSFNKIDLVYDYAFSELKNLQVLDISHNSHYFQAFGITHNLHFIKNLPVLRVLNMSHNSISTLTTKHMHSKSLTELQFRHNYLGTLWKDASYLKLFTNLTNLTILDISENNIKNLPDEVYQFLPRNLTTLRISKNVLKHFKWDELSYFPKLHTLDLSHNSISDVIGIDSNATNNLTDLDLSNNDIFHLDDGFLRGAKSLRTLSLSHNKLNLINQSTFQHRPEILLLHGNPFQCTCDMLDFILWIENSGVHIPGLFAHVTCEGPQKQKDHPLILFDINQCVNDSLAFLLYTVTFSFIIVFMVVVTVSHLFYWDASYILHYLKAKMIGYHSLNSCCGIYEVFVIYDTKDPHVSEWVMKNLRVKLEEEGEIRLPLCLEQRDWIPGVPLMDNLIQSIRNSRKTMFVLTEGSVKTGMFRLAMYLAHQRLLDENIDVIVLLMLEPVLQHSHFLRLRQRLCGKSVVEWPKTAAAEPWFWQNLRNVIRVDNQVMYNKTYSMYFNSRTNLAHPVAQVSASMSDKPDITEVTTFDKSKLKKTETTEKNPLPTKEIIEQEKAESS, from the exons ATG ACTCCTATGTGTTGGATGCAATTGCTGCTGCTTTGCATGTGTTGCTGGCCTGCTGCGACTAAACCCAAATGGATGCGTCCCCAGTTCCCTTGTGATGTCACGGCCAAGACTATCTCAGAGGTTATGTTTGACTGCAAAGGGCGTAAACTGAAGGATATACCAGAAGGGATAACAAGTAATGCAACAGCGCTGAACTTATCGGAAAATAACATCAATCATATCGGTCTTAATTCTTTTTCTAACCTAATGAATCTCACCCTACTCGACCTGAGCTTTGCAAACAACAAACAGTTAGTGAATATTGACCACGATACTTTCAAAAAACTGACCAAGCTGCAAACATTGTATCTGAGCTTCAACCGCCTGAATGCAATACCTGCCAAGCTCCCGCCTAGTTTGACATTCCTTGAGATACACAATAACAATATTACATCCCTGGATAAGAGCAGCTTTAATGGATTGATGAACATGACAACACTATGGCTATACAAAAACTGCTTCTACTGGAACCCATGTGGGAGGTATATGAACATTGCAGATGGCAGTTTAGCAGTGATGACCCAACTTCAGTGTTTGGACTTGTCCTTTAACAACCTAACCAAAGTCCCCAAAGGATTGCCCTTGTCGTTGCAACATCTAAATCTGGCGGCCAATCAAATCGAGTACATATCGGAAAAGGATTTCCGTGGCATGAACCAACTGAAAGTCCTGAAAATACACGGGAATTGTCCAAGATGTCAAAATGCTCCTTATCCGTGTGTTCCCTGCAAAAACGGCGCACTTGCCATCGACCAAAACGCATTCGATGATTTAACAGATCTTGAAACACTCCACTTGGGAGGAAACTCGATGACATACATGGATCCACGCTGGTTCCTGAACCTAAAGAAACTCAAAGAACTGTATGTCGCGTTTAATTTCTTACATGCCACAATATCTGGGGAGGCTACATTTCTGTCATACCTTCCAAAACTTGAAAAAATTGATCTGTCATTCAACTTTGACATGAAGTCCTACCCCTCAAAACTGAATCTATCCAAGAATTTTACACGTCTAGAGGCGCTTAAAACTTTGCATTTGGAGGGGTTGGTCTTCCAGGAAATAGGAGCCGACACACTCAGACCTCTATACGAGCTCAAAAACTTGTCGACACTGAACTTAGGAACAAACTTTGTCTTGCAGCTAGACTGTGCCATATTAAGCAAACTATCACACTTGAGGCTGATATACCTAGCAGAAAACCGTCTCTATCCAAATTCGGTGAAAACTCTGGTGTATTCAAGCGATGGATACAACGAGAGGCAGGACTTTACGGTTTCAACATTAGCAATACGTCATCCACAGGAGTTTGAGATCACACATAGCTTAATCAAACAGGAGTGTTTCGACTCCGGGCCAGTGCTAAGCCTCGCCTCGAATAATCTGTTCTTCATTTCACCACAGCAGTTCATTGGTTACAGCAATATCACATGTCTCAACCTCTCGAAGAACGGATTTTCAGCAGCGCTGAATGGCACAGAGTTCTCCTCCATCACTACGCTGACATATCTAGACCTGTCCTTCAATAAGATTGATTTAGTCTACGACTACGCCTTCAGTGAACTAAAGAACCTCCAAGTACTGGACATCAGTCACAATTCTCACTACTTCCAGGCCTTTGGCATCACACACAACTTACACTTCATAAAAAACCTGCCTGTCCTGAGGGTGCTGAATATGAGTCATAACTCTATTTCCACATTGACAACAAAACATATGCACAGCAAATCATTAACAGAGCTACAATTCAGACACAACTATTTAGGGACTCTTTGGAAAGACGCCTCATATCTTAAACTTTTCACCAATCTCACTAATTTGACCATATTAGACATTTCTGAAAACAACATCAAGAACTTACCCGACGAAGTTTATCAGTTCTTGCCACGAAACCTTACAACACTACGTATTAGTAAAAATGTTCTCAAGCATTTCAAATGGGACGAGCTAAGTTATTTCCCTAAACTTCATACTCTGGACCTGAGCCACAATTCCATATCTGATGTGATAGGCATAGACTCCAATGCCACCAACAATTTGACCGACCTTGACTTGAGTAACAATGACATTTTCCATTTGGATGACGGGTTTTTGAGAGGCGCAAAAAGCCTTAGGACTCTTTCACTTAGCCACAACAAACTTaacctaatcaatcaatcaacattccAGCACAGACCTGAAATATTGTTACTGCATGGTAACCCGTTTCAGTGTACCTGTGACATGCTAGATTTTATTCTGTGGATTGAAAACAGTGGTGTGCACATCCCAGGACTGTTTGCTCATGTGACATGTGAAGGACCACAAAAACAGAAGGATCATCCACTCATCCTCTTCGATATTAACCAGTGTGTAAATGACAGTCTGGCGTTCTTGCTCTACACAGTCACTTTTTCCTTCATTATTGTTTTTATGGTTGTGGTGACGGTTTCCCACTTGTTTTACTGGGACGCTTCCTACATCCTACACTATTTGAAAGCAAAAATGATAGGGTACCACTCTTTGAACTCGTGCTGTGGCATTTATGAAGTCTTTGTGATTTACGACACCAAAGACCCACACGTTTCCGAGTGGGTGATGAAGAATCTGCGTGTGAAGCTGGAGGAGGAGGGGGAAATACGTCTCCCTCTGTGTCTTGAGCAGAGGGACTGGATTCCTGGAGTCCCCCTAATGGACAACCTAATTCAGAGCATCCGAAACAGCCGCAAGACAATGTTTGTTCTCACAGAGGGGTCTGTCAAGACAGGCATGTTCAGGCTGGCCATGTACCTAGCACATCAACGATTGCTCGATGAAAACATAGACGTTATTGTGCTGCTCATGCTGGAGCCCGTGCTCCAGCACTCCCACTTCCTGCGTCTCCGTCAGAGACTGTGCGGGAAAAGTGTGGTGGAGTGGCCCAAAACAGCGGCCGCCGAGCCTTGGTTTTGGCAAAACCTGCGGAATGTCATCCGAGTAGACAATCAGGTCATGTACAACAAGACCTACTCCATGTACTTTAACAGTAG
- the tlr7 gene encoding toll-like receptor 7, protein MLFHLVFVALLDLWWCPFKSPAIILYPKTLPCDVSETDNGSMVMVDCTDRRLIDIPRGIPRDTTNLTLTINHIPKLNSSSFGSLENLAELDFRCNCLPIKIGPKDHICTGSVMIEDDAFASLMKLQALYLDGNQLSDIPKGLPPDLLLLSLEVNHIYEISHAKLSTIKNVEKLYLGQNCYYRNPCNFSYQIEDGAFLLLTNLTLLSLKSNNLSFIPHQLPTSLKELYLYNNNIEQVTENDLKNLTNLEILDISGNCPRCYNAPFPCTPCRNDSPLQISKSAFKTLVKLKTLRLHSNSLKHVLPDWFNSTTELRILDLSSNFLALDIVDTSFPQFLSKLEELDLSFNFELMRYPKTLRLSKHFSQLKSLKILRIQGYVFQQLKQDSIDPLKALPNLEVIDLGTNFIKITNLSILMDLPSFKMISLSENKISSPSDKENAVGFSEGEEEPLLWSPMLADYKNTEVREMHYFRYDEYARSCKYKDKELAIIKTFAKSECTKFGKTLDVSRNNIFFLHSRFLNLSELRCLNLSGNAMSQSLNGSEFTYLTNLKYLDFSVNRLDLRYATAFQGLKNLVILDISKNNHYFESEGITHMLNFTKSLKKLKTLRMNHNKISISTNTEMESDSLERLEFIDNRLDMLWRDGDTRFVNYFKKLLNLKILDISHNNLNFIPHQVFSGLPKKLSKLYMKKNRLKSFAWEKLHLLQSLQVLDLSDNSLSTVPSMLSNCTKTLNKLILKGNQIRTLTPNFLWYAHNFTYLDISYNRIQHIGESSFPDDIVRQMEMLLLHNNDFVCSCNVTSFVTWLNRTTVPIPKLATDVTCATPEAQRGIPVISVDLLACQHNNMSIILYMLNASLVLCFLILFISSHLFLWDVWYIYHFCLAKFKGYRRLYSQSALYDAFVIYDKEDPAVLEWVTKEMCIHLEERGDRRLTLCLEERDWIPGCPLIDNLLQSIHKSKRTVFVLTNRYIKSGNFKTAFYMAQQRLMDEKNDVIVIILLEEVPCNSKYLRLRKRLYKRSVLKWPTNPRAQLYFWFNLRSVLANESHKQYNNLFKETL, encoded by the coding sequence GTGTTTGTGGCGCTGCTAGACCTTTGGTGGTGTCCCTTCAAATCGCCAGCTATCATTTTATACCCCAAAACTTTGCCTTGTGATGTGAGCGAGACCGACAACGGGAGTATGGTGATGGTGGACTGCACTGACAGACGCCTCATAGACATCCCTCGCGGCATTCCGAGAGACACCACTAATCTGACGCTTACCATCAACCACATTCCAAAGTTAAACTCCTCCTCTTTTGGCAGTTTGGAGAACCTGGCTGAGCTTGATTTTCGGTGCAACTGCCTCCCCATTAAAATCGGCCCGAAAGACCACATTTGCACTGGGAGTGTGATGATTGAGGACGATGCCTTTGCCAGCTTAATGAAACTGCAAGCACTGTATTTAGACGGAAACCAACTAAGTGATATACCCAAAGGACTGCCTCCTGATCTTCTCTTGTTGAGCTTAGAAGTGAATCACATCTATGAAATTTCTCATGCAAAACTATCCACAATCAAAAATGTTGAGAAGCTCTATCTTGGTCAAAATTGCTACTATCGAAATCCATGCAACTTTTCCTACCAAATTGAGGATggggcctttttactgctcaccAATTTAACACTTTTATCTCTGAAGTCAAATAACTTGTCTTTCATTCCACATCAACTACCTACAAGCCTGAAGGAGTTGTATCTCTACAATAACAACATTGAACAGGTCACAGAGAATGATTTAAAAAACCTAACAAACCTGGAGATACTGGACATTAGTGGAAACTGTCCCCGGTGTTACAATGCTCCTTTCCCATGCACACCTTGCCGAAACGATTCCCCTCTTCAAATCAGCAAATCAGCTTTTAAAACGCTGGTGAAACTGAAGACACTCCGTCTGCACAGTAACTCTTTAAAACATGTGCTACCCGATTGGTTCAACAGTACAACAGAGCTGAGAATCCTTGATTTATCATCAAACTTTTTAGCTTTGGATATAGTAGATACCAGCTTCCCACAATTTCTGAGTAAACTGGAAGAACTGGACTTGTCATTTAACTTTGAGCTAATGCGGTACCCCAAAACTCTAAGGTTGAGCAAACATTTTTCCCAACTCAAGTCTCTTAAAATCCTCAGAATACAAGGTTATGTCTTTCAACAGCTAAAACAAGACAGCATTGATCCTTTAAAAGCACTGCCAAACTTAGAAGTCATAGACCTGGGTACGAACTTCATAAAGATTACAAACCTTAGTATTCTGATGGACTTGCCAAGTTTTAAAATGATCAGTCTCTCTGAAAACAAAATATCGTCCCCATCTGACAAGGAGAATGCTGTTGGTTTCTCTGAAGGAGAGGAAGAACCCTTACTCTGGTCTCCCATGTTGGCTGACTACAAAAATACGGAAGTACGAGAGATGCACTACTTCCGATATGATGAATACGCGCGTAGCTGCAAATACAAGGATAAAGAACTTGCAATTATAAAGACATTTGCCAAAAGTGAATGCACAAAATTCGGCAAAACCCTAGATGTAAGCAGGAATAACATTTTCTTTCTGCATTCAcggtttttaaatctctctgagCTGCGTTGCCTTAATCTGTCTGGCAATGCAATGAGCCAAAGTCTAAATGGCTCTGAATTTACCTACCTGACTAATTTAAAATATCTAGACTTCTCAGTGAACCGTCTGGACCTACGCTACGCTACTGCCTTTCAAGGGCTGAAAAATCTGGTGATACTTGATATTAGTAAAAACAACCATTATTTTGAATCCGAGGGCATCACTCACATGCTTAATTTCACAAAAAGCCTGAAAAAACTCAAGACGCTGCGGATGAACCACAACAAGATCTCAATTTCGACAAACACTGAGATGGAAAGTGATTCTTTGGAGAGGCTTGAGTTCATAGATAACCGACTGGATATGTTGTGGCGAGACGGTGACACCAGATTTGTCAATTACTTCAAGAAACTACTTAATCTGAAGATACTCGACATTTCTCATAACAACCTCAATTTCATCCCGCATCAAGTGTTCTCGGGCCTGCCAAAGAAGCTGTCTAAGCTCTACATGAAGAAAAACAGATTAAAATCATTTGCATGGGAAAAACTACATCTTCTACAATCACTGCAGGTCTTAGATCTCAGTGACAACAGCTTATCGACTGTTCCAAGCATGCTCTCAAACTGCACCAAAACGCTCAATAAGCTCATTTTGAAAGGAAACCAAATCAGAACCCTCACACCCAATTTTCTCTGGTATGCACATAACTTTACATATTTAGACATCAGTTATAATCGCATACAACACATTGGGGAATCGAGCTTCCCCGATGACATCGTCCGTCAGATGGAAATGCTGCTTTTGCACAACAACGATTTTGTGTGCTCGTGCAACGTCACTTCTTTTGTCACATGGCTCAACAGAACCACAGTGCCCATCCCCAAACTGGCCACGGATGTGACCTGTGCCACTCCAGAGGCACAAAGAGGTATACCCGTGATCTCGGTTGACCTGCTGGCCTGTCAACACAATAATATGTCAATCATTCTCTACATGCTCAACGCTTCCCTCGTTCTTTGCTTCCTCATCCTGTTCATCTCCAGCCATCTCTTCCTATGGGACGTCTGGTACATCTACCATTTCTGCCTGGCCAAGTTCAAGGGCTATAGGCGCTTATACTCCCAGAGTGCCCTCTATGACGCCTTTGTGATTTATGACAAAGAAGACCCGGCCGTAttggaatgggtgacaaaggaaaTGTGCATCCACTTGGAGGAACGAGGAGACCGTCGACTGACTTTGTGTCTGGAGGAGCGAGACTGGATTCCTGGCTGTCCACTGATCGACAATCTCTTACAGAGCATTCACAAGAGCAAGAGGACGGTGTTTGTTCTCACCAATAGATACATCAAAAGCGGAAACTTCAAGACAGCTTTCTACATGGCCCAGCAAAGGTTAATGGACGAGAAAAATGACGTTATTGTCATTATCCTTTTGGAGGAAGTGCCATGCAATTCCAAGTACTTAAGATTGAGGAAAAGGCTGTACAAACGCTCGGTTCTCAAGTGGCCGACAAACCCTCGAGCTCAGCTATACTTCTGGTTCAACTTGAGAAGCGTTTTAGCCAACGAAAGCCACAAGCAATACAACAACCTCTTCAAGGAGACACTGTAA